One Kangiella geojedonensis DNA segment encodes these proteins:
- a CDS encoding TonB-dependent receptor plug domain-containing protein produces MSKHNIIAKAVKLALFASASLAFTTTAYAAEEGSEEEQEEQAKTEVVTVVGSRLKRNHVEGASPVLIITGDDMKKQGHTTVYDALNDLTINTGVQIEGPEFSGGFTPDIRTLNIRGFGVGNSLTLINGRRVANYPAAYQGSSSAVNFGAIPQAAIERIEVLSGGGSSIYGSDAVAGVVNIVLKQNVDETTLNVIYGRPVEAEGNDYRVDLTTGTVTENGNFTVGISYRQTDPISAGDYDKYDSNDDYPYSDIESPTLNFDTYVLDRNSFTLVDPGNQCENFGSERFLFSESLGYLCGRDNIALTNFRNEREQLSVFANGTYDLGDVELFGELLYNSSESSVDRYSIFIQERIFNVNNGDYYTVLRSFYESDLQRSLDSKFEDNSYNASFGARGYFGDHEWEASVYRSEYELESSRVRFKAQEAIDVFFGDFLGYAGATPVFQGNGTFGLFDNLFAQVDDSNRGLVNSALGTQTYGNETSSTGAQFMLRGDLWEMSAGPVSYAGILEFEKQELKFVPDELITQQPPFPYTAGSGWLGLTGYDGQGDRTRTAVGMEMNIPLHETLDINVAARADKYDNESSSIGTRVTPSVKFEWRPSDSFLFRGGYSESFRAPDLVQVYSRTGFYTTVTDLYSCWQGLGEPGSFDAIDDCTGTQIFARRLGPGEVGNEPLKDETGDTRWAGFVYDITDDLSFQLDWQKVTLEDRVAQLSSSSLLFREFDCLTNGTVEVTGSRPSQDLSDISCDQVSNLITRVYNPDDDVDEISSFNVTPRNISEESVESVDARLIYGFDIDYGRLDFVVNYSHLLSHEFDGVELRDDPILGGWEPRSNINATAAYSYDDFSVALTMLRRGSTTVYDPGHPLVQDGTLNDRVPPHFRYNLTTSYNWSSDFRTRLTIRDLFDNGAPRDRTIGANAFPWYNNFVYGGAGIGREVYLEATYVF; encoded by the coding sequence CGTAGAAGGTGCGTCACCGGTATTGATTATTACTGGCGACGACATGAAAAAGCAAGGTCATACAACGGTATATGATGCACTGAATGACCTAACTATTAATACAGGTGTTCAAATTGAGGGGCCTGAGTTTTCGGGTGGCTTCACTCCTGATATTCGCACCCTGAATATTCGAGGCTTTGGTGTTGGTAACTCTTTGACTTTAATTAATGGTCGTCGAGTAGCTAACTACCCAGCAGCATACCAAGGCAGTAGCTCTGCGGTAAACTTTGGTGCAATCCCACAAGCCGCAATCGAGCGTATCGAAGTTCTAAGCGGTGGTGGTTCATCAATTTATGGTTCTGACGCTGTTGCAGGTGTTGTAAATATCGTTTTAAAGCAAAATGTTGATGAAACAACTTTAAATGTTATTTATGGACGTCCAGTAGAGGCCGAAGGTAACGACTACCGTGTCGACCTGACGACTGGTACAGTAACTGAAAATGGTAACTTCACTGTCGGTATTTCATACCGTCAAACAGACCCTATTAGTGCTGGTGATTATGATAAGTATGACTCTAATGATGATTACCCTTATTCAGATATTGAGTCTCCAACGCTTAACTTTGATACTTATGTTTTAGACCGAAACTCATTCACGCTAGTTGATCCAGGTAACCAGTGTGAGAACTTTGGTTCAGAACGATTTTTATTCTCAGAGTCACTAGGCTATCTATGTGGTCGAGATAATATCGCCTTAACTAACTTCCGTAACGAGCGTGAGCAGCTGTCTGTTTTTGCTAACGGTACTTATGACCTAGGCGACGTAGAGCTTTTTGGTGAGCTTTTATATAACTCGAGCGAATCATCTGTAGACCGTTACAGCATCTTCATTCAAGAGCGTATTTTTAACGTAAATAATGGTGATTATTATACTGTCTTGAGAAGCTTCTACGAGTCAGATTTACAGCGTTCTTTAGACTCAAAGTTTGAAGATAACTCTTATAATGCGTCTTTTGGTGCCCGCGGTTATTTTGGTGACCATGAGTGGGAAGCATCTGTTTATCGCAGTGAGTATGAGTTAGAAAGTAGTCGTGTTCGCTTTAAAGCACAAGAAGCTATTGACGTTTTCTTTGGTGACTTCTTAGGTTATGCCGGTGCTACACCAGTTTTCCAAGGTAACGGAACTTTCGGTTTGTTCGATAACTTGTTTGCTCAAGTTGATGATTCAAACCGTGGTTTAGTAAATAGTGCCCTTGGTACTCAAACTTATGGTAATGAAACATCTTCAACTGGTGCGCAGTTTATGTTGCGTGGTGACCTTTGGGAGATGAGTGCTGGTCCTGTTTCTTATGCAGGTATTCTTGAGTTTGAAAAGCAAGAACTTAAGTTTGTACCAGATGAGTTAATTACTCAGCAACCTCCGTTCCCATACACGGCTGGCTCTGGTTGGCTTGGTTTGACGGGTTATGATGGTCAAGGTGATAGAACTCGTACTGCTGTTGGTATGGAGATGAATATCCCTCTACATGAAACGCTAGATATTAACGTAGCTGCTCGTGCTGATAAGTATGATAACGAATCATCGTCAATCGGAACTCGAGTTACACCATCTGTAAAGTTCGAGTGGCGTCCTTCGGATAGCTTCTTATTCCGTGGCGGTTACTCTGAGTCATTCCGCGCTCCTGATTTAGTTCAAGTGTATAGTCGCACTGGTTTCTATACCACAGTGACCGATTTATACTCTTGCTGGCAGGGACTTGGCGAGCCTGGTAGTTTCGATGCGATTGACGACTGTACGGGCACTCAAATTTTTGCTCGTCGTCTAGGTCCAGGTGAAGTGGGTAATGAGCCTCTGAAAGATGAGACTGGTGATACTCGCTGGGCTGGTTTTGTTTATGACATTACCGATGACTTATCGTTCCAGCTTGATTGGCAGAAAGTGACTCTTGAAGACCGCGTAGCTCAATTATCTTCAAGCTCATTATTGTTCCGTGAGTTTGACTGTTTGACTAATGGCACTGTAGAAGTCACTGGTTCTAGACCGTCACAAGACTTATCAGACATTAGCTGTGATCAAGTTTCTAACTTAATTACACGTGTCTATAACCCAGATGATGATGTTGATGAGATCAGCTCTTTTAACGTGACTCCTCGTAACATTTCAGAAGAGTCTGTGGAATCTGTTGATGCTCGTTTGATTTATGGGTTTGATATTGACTACGGTCGTTTAGACTTTGTTGTTAATTATTCACACCTATTAAGTCATGAGTTTGATGGCGTTGAGTTACGTGATGACCCAATCTTAGGTGGGTGGGAGCCTCGCTCTAACATTAACGCAACTGCGGCTTACAGCTATGATGACTTTAGCGTAGCATTAACAATGCTTCGCCGTGGTTCTACAACTGTGTATGACCCAGGTCACCCTCTAGTTCAAGACGGCACGTTAAATGATCGAGTTCCTCCTCACTTCCGTTATAACTTAACTACTAGTTATAACTGGAGTTCAGACTTCCGTACGCGTTTAACGATACGTGACTTGTTTGATAATGGAGCGCCTCGTGATAGAACTATCGGTGCTAACGCATTCCCATGGTACAACAACTTTGTATACGGTGGTGCAGGTATTGGTCGTGAGGTCTACCTAGAAGCAACATATGTATTCTAA
- a CDS encoding alpha/beta hydrolase family protein — translation MKILKAFVLSFLLLPITSIAQLTVEDFFKYSQADSLRLSPDGKYLAVRGEATGKKEVYILDRETKEIKQRFFFPQDFEAGSFFWASDKRLVVSQNKKVGPLDLPARTGYYFAGDVDGTKKYQIWPPRNKAGAGTSLPRGFRVVDTLDSDEDKVLAIMYERNYPALFEFDIYSSRYKKLETGAVKNGNLLIGSDKKAYVSIGLADEDDDLIVLYLKNSSGEWEKFEEFKRENGMINPIQVYDNDSKLMVFSDRNEQGSGIYSIDLSTKEMSLVHKLEGDADVEGYIYDYQYDNPQVVGVERLPNYPETSFFNTENRAYKIQSSLEAAFPDKVVDIGQPTRDNRFSIVKVSNDQDAGTFYLYDAKNNKLSFEMKALPWIKTEELGLRHPISFKARDGLEIRGYLTLPKGKEKNLPMVVLVHGGPYGPYDRWNYDPEAHYYAYNGYAVLQVNYRGSGGRGRSFQYDHYKKMGREMQDDLTDATLWAVEKGIADKDRICIAGASYGAYAALMGVVKEPDLYQCAIGYAGAYDIKVFKYSDIYERETGREFLNEAWGYDNEEFAYERSPVNFVDKIKANLLIVHGTGDRRTPIEHYEVLTEKLDEANIPYQSLVKPNEGHGFADEENRIEAYTKMLNFLNQNLKTKVTTSRVD, via the coding sequence ATGAAAATATTAAAAGCCTTTGTTTTGTCGTTTTTACTACTTCCAATAACCAGCATTGCGCAGCTAACTGTTGAAGACTTCTTTAAATACAGCCAAGCAGATAGTCTTCGCTTATCTCCTGATGGGAAGTACTTAGCTGTACGAGGGGAGGCCACTGGCAAGAAAGAAGTCTACATACTAGACAGAGAAACAAAAGAGATTAAACAGAGATTTTTCTTTCCACAGGACTTTGAGGCTGGAAGTTTTTTTTGGGCTTCGGATAAAAGATTGGTCGTTAGTCAGAATAAGAAAGTTGGTCCCCTAGATCTACCTGCAAGAACAGGCTATTACTTTGCTGGCGATGTAGATGGAACAAAAAAATACCAAATATGGCCACCTAGAAATAAAGCCGGAGCAGGCACATCTTTACCAAGAGGCTTTAGGGTAGTGGATACTTTGGATAGTGATGAAGACAAAGTCTTAGCTATTATGTACGAAAGGAACTATCCAGCATTATTTGAGTTTGACATTTATTCAAGCAGATATAAAAAACTCGAAACGGGAGCCGTTAAAAACGGAAACCTGTTAATCGGTTCAGACAAAAAGGCTTATGTTAGTATCGGCTTAGCGGATGAGGATGATGATTTAATCGTTTTGTATCTAAAAAATTCATCTGGTGAATGGGAAAAATTTGAAGAGTTTAAGCGTGAAAATGGGATGATTAACCCAATCCAAGTTTACGATAATGATTCAAAGTTAATGGTCTTTTCTGACAGGAATGAACAAGGCTCAGGGATTTACTCCATTGACTTAAGCACTAAGGAAATGAGCTTGGTACACAAGCTTGAGGGCGATGCTGATGTTGAAGGGTATATTTATGATTATCAGTATGACAACCCTCAAGTGGTCGGCGTAGAGAGACTTCCAAACTACCCAGAGACCAGTTTCTTTAACACCGAAAATAGAGCGTATAAAATTCAGTCTAGCTTAGAAGCGGCATTCCCAGATAAAGTCGTCGATATTGGTCAGCCTACTAGAGATAACCGCTTTTCTATTGTCAAAGTATCTAATGATCAAGATGCTGGCACTTTTTATCTCTATGATGCAAAAAATAATAAGCTGTCTTTTGAGATGAAGGCGTTGCCTTGGATTAAAACTGAAGAACTTGGGCTTAGGCATCCAATTTCATTCAAAGCAAGGGATGGGTTAGAAATTAGAGGATACCTAACGTTGCCAAAAGGAAAAGAAAAAAATCTTCCAATGGTTGTGTTAGTTCATGGTGGGCCATACGGTCCTTATGACCGTTGGAATTATGATCCAGAAGCACATTATTACGCATACAATGGCTACGCGGTTTTACAAGTCAATTATCGTGGTTCAGGCGGAAGAGGGCGAAGCTTCCAGTATGATCACTATAAAAAAATGGGCCGTGAGATGCAGGATGACTTAACTGATGCGACGCTTTGGGCTGTAGAGAAAGGCATCGCGGATAAAGATCGTATCTGTATCGCGGGCGCAAGTTATGGTGCCTATGCTGCACTAATGGGGGTGGTTAAAGAGCCGGATTTATATCAGTGCGCAATTGGTTATGCCGGGGCGTATGATATTAAAGTCTTTAAATACTCTGATATTTATGAGCGTGAAACTGGTCGTGAGTTTTTAAACGAAGCCTGGGGTTATGATAACGAAGAGTTTGCTTACGAACGTTCACCTGTAAATTTTGTGGATAAAATTAAGGCAAATCTTTTAATAGTGCACGGTACTGGTGATAGAAGAACGCCTATCGAGCATTATGAGGTGTTAACAGAGAAGCTTGATGAAGCGAATATACCTTACCAATCACTAGTGAAGCCGAATGAAGGGCATGGGTTTGCTGATGAAGAAAATCGAATAGAAGCATATACTAAAATGCTCAACTTTCTAAATCAAAATCTAAAAACCAAAGTGACAACTAGTAGGGTTGATTAA
- the fghA gene encoding S-formylglutathione hydrolase, with the protein MTIENLSSNKSFGGWHKQYQHESKSLNCNMQFAIYLPPQATQSTPVPVIYWLSGLTCTDENFMQKAGAQRIAAELGIAIVAPDTSPRGDDVANDDSYDLGQGAGFYINATQNPWGKHYQMYDYINDELPKLIKETFPVTDKWAISGHSMGGHGALMMALRNPQKYSSVSAFSPIVNPVNCPWGEKAFTAYLGDDKADWREYDSTELLRKSSVEIPTLIDQGLSDNFLAEQLKPQNFVTLATDKAFPLTYREHEGYDHSYYFISSFIEDHLKFHKENLK; encoded by the coding sequence ATGACTATAGAAAACTTAAGCTCAAACAAATCGTTTGGTGGATGGCACAAGCAGTACCAACATGAATCAAAATCACTCAACTGTAATATGCAGTTTGCTATTTACTTACCGCCTCAAGCGACCCAATCGACTCCTGTGCCAGTAATTTACTGGCTTTCAGGGCTTACCTGCACTGATGAAAACTTCATGCAGAAAGCAGGTGCTCAGCGCATCGCAGCCGAGCTTGGCATCGCCATTGTCGCACCAGACACCAGTCCACGAGGCGATGACGTGGCCAACGATGATTCTTATGACTTAGGCCAAGGCGCAGGCTTTTATATTAATGCCACCCAAAACCCCTGGGGTAAGCACTACCAGATGTACGACTACATCAACGATGAACTCCCTAAACTTATTAAAGAAACCTTTCCGGTCACCGACAAATGGGCAATTTCTGGACACTCTATGGGTGGTCATGGAGCGCTGATGATGGCATTACGCAACCCACAAAAATACTCATCCGTATCGGCGTTCAGCCCAATTGTTAATCCTGTTAACTGCCCCTGGGGAGAAAAGGCCTTCACAGCCTATCTTGGCGATGATAAAGCCGATTGGCGTGAATACGACTCAACAGAATTGCTCCGCAAAAGCTCTGTTGAGATACCAACATTGATAGACCAAGGTTTGTCTGATAATTTCCTTGCTGAACAATTAAAACCACAGAACTTTGTGACCCTCGCCACGGATAAAGCTTTCCCTTTAACTTATAGAGAGCATGAAGGCTACGACCACAGCTACTACTTTATTAGTAGTTTTATCGAAGATCATCTTAAGTTTCACAAGGAAAATTTGAAATAA